Proteins encoded together in one Streptomyces sp. TLI_171 window:
- a CDS encoding TetR/AcrR family transcriptional regulator — translation MAIKERRARERAEREQLIVRTARELAEAEGWDAVTTRRLADRIEYSQPVLYSHFAGKEAIVAAVAVEGCAELAVLLRAAAAGVAEPRAAFAAVARAYLAFAEANPALYDAIFTMPSSLPFGTPEAPAALHEAFAAIAEPATASARADGHDPDGYTELAWAALHGMVTLSRNGRLRPDLDQRRFEAFTGVF, via the coding sequence CCGGACCGCCCGCGAGCTCGCGGAGGCCGAGGGCTGGGACGCCGTCACCACCCGCCGCCTCGCCGACCGGATCGAGTACAGCCAGCCCGTGCTGTACAGCCACTTCGCCGGCAAGGAGGCCATCGTCGCCGCCGTCGCCGTCGAGGGCTGCGCGGAACTGGCCGTCCTGCTGCGGGCCGCCGCCGCCGGAGTCGCCGAGCCGCGCGCCGCGTTCGCCGCCGTCGCCCGGGCGTACCTCGCCTTCGCCGAGGCCAACCCCGCCCTCTACGACGCGATCTTCACCATGCCCAGCTCGCTCCCCTTCGGCACCCCCGAGGCCCCCGCCGCCCTGCACGAGGCCTTCGCCGCCATCGCCGAACCGGCCACCGCCAGTGCCAGGGCCGACGGCCACGACCCCGACGGCTACACCGAACTCGCCTGGGCCGCCCTGCACGGCATGGTCACGCTGTCCCGCAACGGCCGCCTCCGCCCCGACCTCGACCAGCGCCGCTTCGAGGCCTTCACCGGCGTGTTCTGA